One genomic window of Diospyros lotus cultivar Yz01 chromosome 8, ASM1463336v1, whole genome shotgun sequence includes the following:
- the LOC127808540 gene encoding uncharacterized protein LOC127808540, whose product MASLHPLIRNLDKHQLTGPNFNDWLLNLKLILNLEKITYVLDAPVPVPANDDGGESVSQNITQEEQDTLIKWRDDDLTARSYMLVSMSNELQRQHANMPDAYSIITCLQELYGEQSRSARYEISKALSRAKMSLGGSVGEHILKMISLLEKLKGLGDELNPHFQIDLILQSFPDSYGNFISNFYMNKIECTPAELMNMLITAQSNMKMGTVMAVTSSSKTRKGKGKKKATQVPQGAKTISKKKGKAIAKGKCFHCGKDGNWKRNCKDYLSSLKKEAQGSGAK is encoded by the exons atggcttCATTGCACCCACTTATAAGAAATCTTGACAAGCACCAATTAACTGGACCAAATTTTAATGATTGGCTCTTAAACTTGAAACTGATTTTGAACTTGGAGAAAATTACTTATGTATTGGATGCTCCTGTACCCGTGCCTGCTAATGATGATGGAGGGGAAAGTGTTTCTCAAAACATTACTCAGGAGGAGCAAGATACTCTTATCAAGTGGCGAGATGATGATCTCACTGCTAGGAGTTATATGCTTGTTTCAATGAGTAATGAATTACAGCGTCAACATGCGAATATGCCTGACGCGTACTCTATCATCACATgcctacaagagttgtatggtgaacaAAGTCGGAGTgcaagatatgagatatctaaggcACTATCTAGGGCAAAGATGTCTCTGGGAGGATCAGTGGGAGAACACattctcaaaatgatctccttGTTAGAGAAGTTGAAGGGTTTGGGGGATGAGTTGAATCCTCACTTCcaaattgatttgatccttcAGTCTTTTCCAGATTCATATGGAAATTTCATAtcgaatttctatatgaataaaatagagtGTACTCCGGCTGAGTTAATGAACATGCTTATTACGGCACAAAGCAACATGAAAATGGGTACTGTGATGGCTGTTACCTCTTCCAGTAAGACTAGGAAGgggaaaggcaagaaaaaggCCACACAAGTACCACAGGGGGCCAAGACAATaagtaagaagaagggaaaagctattgccaaaggaaaatgtttccactGTGGCAAGGACGGGAATTGGAAGAGGAACTGCAAAGACTACCTcagttccttgaagaaggaagcgcaag GATCTGGAGCAAAGTAG